The Neovison vison isolate M4711 chromosome 5, ASM_NN_V1, whole genome shotgun sequence genome includes a region encoding these proteins:
- the CPSF4L gene encoding putative cleavage and polyadenylation specificity factor subunit 4-like protein — translation MQEVIAGLEQLTFTFEKDVETQKGTGLLPFQGMDKSGSAVCNFFAKGLCDKGKLCPFRHNQGEKMVVCKHWLRGLCKKGDQCGFLHQYDVTRMPECYFYSKFGDCNKKECSFLHVKPAFQTRDCPWYDQGFCKDGPLCKHRHVPKTMCVNYLVGFCPEGPHCQFAQSGSFSTFTGPRWEMKFLGSEMGNLQQADTEHANELGAGEGAGARR, via the exons ATGCAAGAGGTCATTGCAGGGCTGGAGCAGTTGACCTTCACCTTCGAGAAGGATGTAGAGACGCAGAAGGGCACTGGCCTCCTGCCTTTCCAGGGGATGGACA AATCGGGCTCGGCTGTGTGCAACTTCTTCGCTAAAGGGCTCTGTGACAAAG GGAAGCTCTGCCCATTCCGgcacaaccagggggagaagatggTGGTGTGTAAACACTGGCTCCGTGGCCTGTGTAAGAAGGGCGACCAGTGCGGCTTCCTGCACCAGTACGATGTCACCAGGATGCCCGAGTGCTACTTCTACTCCAAGTTCG GTGATTGCAACAAGAAGGAATGTTCCTTTCTCCACGTGAAGCCAGCTTTCCAGACCCGGGACTGTCCTTGGTATGACCAAGGTTTCTGCAAGGATG GTCCCCTCTGTAAACACCGCCATGTCCCTAAGACAATGTGTGTTAACTACTTAGTGGGCTTCTGCCCCGAGGGCCCCCACTGCCAATTTGCACA ATCTGGATCCTTCTCTACCTTCACTGGCCCAAGGTGGGAAATGAAGTTTCTG GGTTCAGAAATGGGAAATCTGCAGCAGGCTGACACCGAGCATGCTAatgagctgggggcgggggagggggctggagccAGGCGgtaa